The following proteins come from a genomic window of Corynebacterium crudilactis:
- a CDS encoding helix-turn-helix domain-containing protein, giving the protein MEELLKQEVKDFLTTRRARITPAAAGIETSSWSDRRVPGLRREEVADLAGISLEYYIRFERGNLKGASTEILQSLAKALQLSPIEQEHLYNLAYRAELPQSAPVQENPRAPLQSIVDAITAHPAWIRNEQMDILATNQLCAELYAPIFEDVPHRPNTALHCFTGAHAAKFWVDREHFSAEFAAKLRLEYARRPSAPGLKELIDELHQSSSVFRENWASADVTSFGAGIKRFRHPTLGEVSYNYETFNLNSAPGYVLSVYF; this is encoded by the coding sequence ATGGAGGAGCTGCTGAAACAGGAAGTCAAAGATTTCCTCACTACAAGACGCGCGCGGATTACTCCGGCAGCTGCGGGGATAGAAACATCGTCGTGGAGTGATCGTCGTGTGCCGGGGCTTCGTCGGGAAGAAGTCGCGGATCTTGCGGGTATTTCTTTGGAATACTACATCCGTTTTGAGCGTGGAAACCTCAAAGGTGCGTCGACTGAAATTTTGCAATCTTTGGCGAAGGCTCTGCAGTTAAGTCCGATTGAACAAGAGCACCTTTATAACTTGGCGTATCGCGCAGAGCTCCCGCAAAGTGCACCGGTGCAGGAGAATCCGAGAGCGCCTCTGCAGAGCATCGTTGATGCGATCACTGCCCACCCTGCATGGATTCGCAATGAGCAGATGGATATTCTAGCCACCAATCAGTTGTGTGCGGAGCTGTATGCTCCAATTTTTGAGGATGTGCCGCATCGTCCGAACACTGCGCTGCATTGTTTTACTGGCGCGCATGCTGCAAAGTTTTGGGTTGATCGGGAGCATTTCAGTGCGGAGTTCGCGGCTAAATTACGCCTCGAGTACGCTCGGCGCCCTAGTGCGCCCGGATTAAAAGAGCTTATCGACGAGCTCCACCAGTCGAGTTCCGTTTTTCGCGAGAATTGGGCGTCTGCTGATGTGACATCTTTCGGCGCTGGAATCAAACGTTTTAGGCACCCAACATTGGGTGAAGTCTCTTATAATTACGAGACATTTAATCTCAATAGTGCACCAGGCTATGTGCTTAGCGTGTACTTTTGA